Proteins encoded together in one Anoxybacillus flavithermus window:
- the rlmN gene encoding 23S rRNA (adenine(2503)-C(2))-methyltransferase RlmN → MKLSIYSMRLEDLQSWIEQQGEKPFRATQIFEWLYKKRVTSFEDMTNIPKALRERLDEHFVITTLKTLVQQTSKDGTMKFLFELHDGYSIETVLMRHDYGNSICVTTQVGCRIGCTFCASTLGGLKRNLQAGEIVAQVVKVQKALDETNERVSSIVVMGIGEPFDNYDELIKFLKIVNHPKGLHIGARHITVSTSGIIPKIYKFADENMQINFAISLHAPNTELRSKLMPINRAYKLPELMEAVRYYIEKTGRRVTFEYGLFGGVNDQIEHAEELAELIKGLKCHVNLIPVNYVPERNYVRTPREQIFAFEKTLKKHGINVTIRREQGHDIDAACGQLRAKERKEETKA, encoded by the coding sequence ATGAAACTATCCATTTACTCAATGCGTTTAGAAGATTTACAAAGTTGGATAGAACAGCAAGGGGAAAAGCCGTTTCGCGCCACACAAATTTTTGAATGGCTATATAAAAAACGGGTGACGTCATTTGAAGACATGACGAATATTCCGAAAGCATTGCGCGAGCGGTTAGATGAACATTTTGTCATCACAACGTTAAAAACGCTCGTACAGCAAACATCAAAAGACGGAACGATGAAATTTTTATTTGAGCTTCATGACGGTTATTCGATTGAAACGGTGCTTATGCGCCATGATTACGGAAATTCAATTTGTGTCACGACCCAAGTTGGCTGTCGCATTGGGTGTACGTTTTGCGCTTCGACATTAGGCGGATTAAAGCGCAATTTGCAAGCAGGTGAAATCGTTGCTCAAGTCGTCAAAGTGCAAAAGGCGCTCGATGAAACGAATGAACGTGTAAGCAGCATCGTTGTAATGGGAATAGGCGAACCGTTCGATAACTATGATGAGCTAATCAAGTTTTTAAAAATCGTCAACCACCCAAAAGGGTTGCATATCGGCGCGCGTCATATTACTGTATCGACAAGTGGTATCATCCCAAAAATTTACAAATTCGCCGATGAAAATATGCAAATTAATTTTGCGATTTCGCTTCATGCGCCAAATACAGAATTGCGCTCAAAACTAATGCCGATTAATCGAGCTTATAAATTGCCAGAACTCATGGAAGCGGTGCGCTACTACATTGAAAAAACGGGACGACGCGTCACATTTGAATACGGTTTATTTGGCGGTGTAAACGATCAAATTGAACATGCAGAAGAGCTTGCGGAGCTCATTAAAGGATTGAAATGCCATGTCAATTTAATTCCAGTCAACTACGTACCTGAACGCAACTACGTTCGTACACCGCGTGAACAAATTTTTGCGTTTGAGAAAACGTTAAAAAAACATGGTATTAATGTTACGATTCGTCGCGAGCAAGGACACGATATTGATGCTGCATGCGGACAGCTGCGCGCAAAAGAACGAAAAGAGGAAACGAAAGCGTAA
- a CDS encoding Stp1/IreP family PP2C-type Ser/Thr phosphatase, whose amino-acid sequence MKAVFQTDVGKIRSHNEDNGGVFINQAGNYLAVVADGMGGHLAGDVASEMTMTQLKQFWEETGEMTSPQQAEMWLKEHVMKVNESLFHHSQTNEHCQGMGTTVVAAICTNQFATIGHIGDSRCYLLNANGFQQMTEDHSLVNELVKSGQLSKEDAEYHPRKHVLLRALGTEQTIQLDVKTVTIDKGDMLLLCSDGLSNKVTEQTMIDVLTSDRSLEEKAQALINVANEHGGEDNITLAIVQFVDVDESR is encoded by the coding sequence ATGAAGGCGGTGTTTCAAACGGATGTCGGGAAAATTCGGTCACATAATGAAGATAATGGTGGAGTTTTTATTAATCAGGCGGGCAATTATTTAGCTGTTGTCGCTGACGGGATGGGGGGGCATCTCGCTGGCGACGTGGCGAGTGAAATGACGATGACGCAACTAAAACAATTTTGGGAAGAAACAGGCGAAATGACCTCGCCGCAACAGGCAGAAATGTGGTTAAAAGAACATGTCATGAAAGTAAACGAATCGCTTTTTCATCATTCGCAAACGAACGAGCATTGTCAAGGAATGGGTACGACCGTTGTTGCTGCTATTTGTACAAATCAGTTTGCGACAATTGGACACATCGGTGATAGCCGTTGTTATTTATTGAACGCAAACGGATTTCAACAAATGACCGAAGACCATTCCCTTGTGAATGAATTAGTGAAAAGTGGACAACTATCAAAAGAAGATGCGGAGTACCATCCGCGTAAACATGTACTATTGCGTGCGCTCGGAACGGAACAGACGATTCAGTTAGATGTCAAAACGGTTACGATCGACAAAGGAGATATGTTGCTCCTTTGTTCTGATGGGCTTTCTAATAAAGTGACGGAACAGACGATGATCGACGTATTAACGTCTGACCGTTCGCTTGAGGAAAAAGCGCAAGCGCTTATCAACGTCGCAAACGAGCACGGCGGCGAAGATAATATTACGTTAGCGATCGTACAATTTGTAGATGTGGATGAAAGTAGGTGA